attttgtagggataactttctttggccatgttattttgagaagacatgattgctcagttagtatgcttgaagtattattatttttatgtcaatattaaacttttgtcttgaatctttcagatctgaatattcataccacaattaagaagaattacattgaaattatgccaagtagcattccacatcaaaaattctgcttttatcatttacctactcgaggacgagtaggaattaagcttggggatgcttgatacgtctccaacgtatctataattttttattattccatgctatattatattctgttttggacatcattgggctttattatacacttttatattacttttgggactaacctattaaccggaggcccaacccagaattgttgttttttgcctatttcagagtttcgcagaaaaagaatatcaaacggagtccaaacggaatgaaaccttcgggaacgtgattttcggaacgaacgtgatccagaggacttggaccctacgtcaaggcatcaaccaggaggccatgaggtaggggggcgcgccctccaccctcgtgggccccctgttgctccacccacgtactccttcctcctatatatatctacgtacccccaaactaccagatacggagccaaaaacctaattccaccaccgcaaccttctgtacccgtgagatcccatcttggggcctgttccggagctccgccagagggggcatcgatcacggagggcttctacatcaacaccatggcctctccgatgatgtgtgagtagtttacctcagaccttcgggtccatatttattagctagatgggttcttctctctttttggatctcaatacaatgttctccccctctctcgtggagatctattcgatgtaatcttcttttgcggtgtgtttgttgagaccgatgaattgtgggtttatgatcaagtttatctatgaacaatatttgaatcttctctgaattcttttatgtatgattggttatctttgcaagtctcttcgaattatcagtttggtttggcctactagattgatcattcttgcaatgggagaagtgcttagctttgggttcaatcttgcggtgtcctttcccagtgacagtaggggcagcaaggcacgtattgtattgttgccattgaggataacaagatggggtttatatcatattgcatgagtttatccctctacatcatgtcatcttgcttaaagcgttactctgttcttatgaacttaatactctagatgcatgctggatagcggccgatgtgtggagtaatagtagtagatgcagggaggagtcggtctacttgtctcggacgtgatgcctatatacatgatcatacctagatattctcataactatgctcaattctgtcagttgctcaatagtaatttgttcacccaccataaaatacttatgctcttttgagaagccactactgaaacctatggcccccgggtctattttccatcatattaatctcccgacaacaagctatttctggtgccgtttttattttactttctttactttgcatctttatcataaaaataccaaaaatattatcttatcatatctatcagatctcactctcgtaagtgaccgtgtatggattgacaaccccttatcgcgttggttgcgaggatttatttgtttgtgtaggtgcgagggacttgtgcgtggcctcctactggattgataccttggttctcaaaaactgagggaaatacttacgctactttgctggatcaccctttcctcttcaagggaaaaccaacgcagtgctcaagaggtagcagccggCTTGGCCCCCAAGAAGGAACCggagagaatgatgcccgccaccggatcgaccgtctcaatcgatccctggcgctagaagaagaacaCGTGTTGGGCCCTCCTTGCTTCGGCCCCCGTATCGGCTATgaacccttccccaaagggttcacgctcccaagagacacgcccaagtacaacgggtctgtgaagccggaagactggctggtcgactactccacggccgtcagcatagcaaacggcaacaagctttttgccgtgaagtacgttccgctcatgctccagggcaccgCCCGGACATGGCTAAatagcctgaagccccgcagcatcaataGCTGGGTAGATTCCACTGAggccttcatccgcaacttcaccagcacgtacaagcggccgcccaagccccgccagctctccttgtgcgttcAAGGCCCCAacgaatcgactcgcgactatcTCACGCATTGGGCCGAGCTACGCAACTCTTGCGaaggcgtgcacgaggtgcaggctaTCGAgtactccactgccgggtgtcgAGAAGGCACCCtgctcaagcaccgactcctctgtgacgagccggcaaccctcgacgagctgctgatcatagccgACAAGTATGCTACGGCCtactcctccatgaaggcagaGATTCAAGTTGATGCTTCCGGCAAAGTGGCTCCCCAGGCCCCTCAGACtccggctggtgacaccagtcggcggccgcagcagaacgacaacaagcgcaaggccccgccgccggcttccaccagccggcaggtggcgatAGTTGAAGACCAGCAGCCAGATGGGCAGCCTGCTcccaagcgtcagaagggcggcaattcaaattggttgcccgccttctcctatgagcaaaccctcgatgcgccctgcaagttccacagcggcgcgaagccgtccaaccacaccactcggaagtgtcactggctcacccgaatCTCCAGGGGCGAAGGATTGCTGCCTCCTCCGCCTACTAGccagccgccgccacctcctcctccgcaTCAGGCGGCCCGACCAGTCGCTGCCATCCAAGATGAGTACCCAGAAGAACAAGgagcctacgtcgtcttcaccagtgtgGCTGACGACAAGCACAGCCGACGCCAGCAGTCCCGAGAGGTGAATGATGTAGCTTCTGAAGCCCCAGAGTTCATGCAGTGGTCAGAGAGGCCGATCAGTTGGAGCCGAGCTGACCACCCAGAAGTGATGCCTTCCCCGGGTTCCTACGCTCTAgtgttggatgccacctttgcTACAGAAAGACGAGCAGCTTGTTTCTCccgagtcctgatagatggcggtagcagcatcaaATCTTGTACcacgataccatggagaagttgggcATCAAGCAGAAGCAACtccagcccagtcggactgtctTCCATGGCATAGTACCTGGCCTTTCGCACTCACCACTCGGCAAGAccaagatagatgtcctctttggggacaaagatcatttccaccGAGAGCCCGTCTGGTTTGAGGTAGTTGACCTCGAGAGCCCTtaccatgcactgcttggccaACCTGCCTTGGCCAAATTCATGGATGTACCGCACTATGCCTACCTTAAGACGAAGATGCCAAGTACCAAAGGGATCATCACCATCTCTGGAGATTACAAGAAGTCATCCGCCTGTGCATctgccagcagccggctggccgagtcccttgtgattgctGCCGAGAAGCGACTCCTTGACCGgtttgtggccatggccggcaagtaGCCGGACATGTCTCCTAATCCCAAGGAGTCGGAAGTTGAAGGCTCCTTCAAGCCAgccaaggagacaaagaagatatTGTTGCACCCAGAGAGGTACGCTGTCGTAGGTGCaaacctcgacagcaaataggaaagcgagctcgtcaatttcctccgtgagaatcgggacatctttgcatggtctcctaaggacatgccgggtgttccgacggatctcgccgagcacaagctacacgtccgaccTGACgctaagccggtcaagcaacccctccgccgcctGTTGGAGGAGAAGATAAGAATTGTCggtgaagagatagcccggctcctagcagtcggcttcattatggaagtattCTATCCGGattggctggccaacccagtccttgtactgaagaagaagaacaagtggcgcatgtgtattgattataccagcctcaacaaagcttgccccaaagatccattTGCCCTGCCACGGatcgaccaagtgatagactctacagccggatgcgagctgttgagttttttggatgcatattcagggcaccaccagatcaagttgaacccggcTGATAGGCTGAAGACCTCTTTCATCACGCCATTCGGAGCCtcctgctacctgacaatgatgttcggcttaaggaatgacggtgccacgtttcagcgttgcatgcagaagtgcctcctcaagcagctCGGCAGGAACGTCCACGTCTATGTGGATGATGTTGTGGTGAAAACGGAGAAGCGTGGGACCCTCCTAGAAGATCTCAAGGAGACTTTTGAAAATctgcgccggtttcagatcaagctcaacccggagaagtgcgtgttcggagtaccagctggccagctccttggcttcctggtctcagaacGCGGCATTGAATGCAACCctttgaagatcaaggccatGGAGAGGATGGAGAAGCCTACCCGGCTGAGAGAcatccagaagttcaccggctgcttggcatccatcggTCGCTTCATCTGCCGGCTAGGCGAGAAGGCCCTTCCCCTGTACCAACTCCTGAAGAaaaccactcacttcgagtggaatgacaaggcggatgaggcttttctccagctcaagaagatgttgaccacgccgcctgtcctggccgcgccggCTGCTAAGGaacccatgctcctctacatcgccgccaccagccgggtggtcagcacagtcatagtagTTGAGCACAAGGAAGACGGCAAGGTTCTGCCGGTCCAGAGACCGGTGTATTACTTGAGTGAAGTACTGTCGGcttccaagcagaactacccccactaccagaagatgtgctacggcgtgcactttacCGCCAAAAAAGTTAAAGCCCtattttcaagagcaccccatcacggttgtTTGCACTGCTCCGCTCGCTAagatcataggcagccgagatgcttcagaccgagtggccaaatgggccatcgagttgcccccctacaccatcttctaccagcaTCGCACCACCATCAATTCCCAAGCACTGGCCGGCTTCCTCGTTGACTGgcccgagacccagtacctgccgccagcgccggactccacccattggcggatgcactttgatggttcgaagatgcgcaccggcttgggagccggcatcgtcctcacctcttccaaaggcgacaagcttagatacacattgcaaatccattttgctgcctccaacaatgtggccgagtatgaggcacTAGTACACGGACTCCAGcttgccaaagagctcggcattcgccggattctgtgctacggtgactccgacttggtgatccaacagtcgtctggtgactgggacgccaagggtgcaaacatggcaagctaccacttcctcgtccagcaactcagcagatattttgaagggtgcgagttccttcacgtgccatgaaacgacaacgagcaagcagatgccttggcacggattggctccacccgacaagccataccagCCGGCATGTTCCttcagcgcctcctcaagccgtccatcaagccttCGCTAGAATCAAATTCTATGTTCGTGCCGGTAGCTCCTGAAACAGTCGGATCCGACTCAAAGGCCGCAGCAGTCagctcggggacttcggcaggcggctcggggactgcagcagtcgcacctggactggggactacagcagtcgcacccagcccggggacttcagatcccggcccggggactacaacagtcggctcggggacttcaacgACATAGCAAGCGGCGGCCGACTCCAACACGCCACCTCCTAACCCAACCACCCCAATACAAGTGGCAGTACTGACAGTGGAGGAAATCACAGCACCATCATGGGctcaacccatcctcaactttttggtgaacaaagagctgccaaccgatgagatctcggcccgacaGGTCCAACGTCGGGTAGCAGCATACACCGTCGTCAACAGGGAACTCGTGAGGCGCAGCGTCACTGGTGTATACCAGCGCTGCGTGGAGCCGGAgaagggccaagcaatcctcaaagatatccatcaaggcgagtgtggccaccacgcggcctcaaggtcacttgttgccaaagcttttcgccatggtttcttctggccgactgctctagaagacgccaaagacttggtccagaaatgtAAGGGATGCCAGAAATTCAGCTCCAAACAACATTTGCctgcttctgcactcaagaccattccccttgcctggccttttgccgtctggggactggacatggtgggaccgtTCAAGACAGCACGtggcggcatgactcatctgcttgtcgctgtggacaaattcaccaagtggattgaagcgaagccaatcaaaaagttgaacggtccgactgctgtgactttcatcgcagacatcaccactcggtacggcgtaccTCACAGCATCATCAGcgacaatggcacaaattttgccaaaggcgccttggcctgtttctgtgcgacgcagggcatccgactagacttagcgtatgttgcccacccacagtcaaacggccaagtcaaGCGAGaaaacggcctcattttgtccggaATCAAACCctgactggtcgagcctctggagcgatCGGCCGTCTGCTGGCTCGACAAGCTGCCGGCCGCCCTCTGGAGTTTGTGCACCACTCTGAACAAGTCAACCAGCTTCACACCCTTCTTCCTcgtgtatggtgccgaggccgtcatcccaactgacatcgagttcgactcacctcgtgtcaccatgtacaccgaggCGGGGgcaaaggaagcacgagaagacgtcatcgatctgctggaagagggccggctgttggcactcagctggtccgccatctaccagcagagcctacGATGCTATCAcagtcggaaggtcaagccaagatccttccaagagggagaccttgtgctctggctgatccagcgaacagccggccagcacaagctctcggccccttgggaaggccctttcatcaTTAGCAAAGCCTTggacaacgactcctactacctgatcaaTGCCTAGAAACCCAGGGcgcgcaagagagacgactccggcaaggaaacagagcgcccatggaatgcaaatctccttcgaagattttacagttgatgcagtatgtaccacgctaccttttgtattaagtacgaagactttgggtccctcgaggagcactcgAGGGCTACccctttttatctatatgataagtattgtgcctatgaatgtgttatttcattcctccgcctgaaaccaggttcgaccagtcggcccgggggcttgccgccttgtactatgtcagtgtttcctgcagtcggacaagtaatgtgccggcacctaagccctctcttgccacaagccgcagctcgcagagcaaCTTTTCGCTAGGCAAGAGTTAGAGGCAAGAAACAAGTGctcacatgaaaaatggctaagaaCCAAAACATCGACATAGGACAAGCCGGCCCCTCGCCTCGCCGACCGGCTGcggagcagccggccggccggcttcccACTTAGCTTGCAACGTTCTAATCGGCCAAAGTACTTGTCCTCCCAAAATGGTGAAGTACTTTTCCAGGCcgcagtccgcagagcggctgtccggctggcaagtagctaaccaagggagggcggcaaaggaaaaagcaaaggaacaaaaagcaagaaaagTCGGAGCTCAGCAAAAGCACAGCTTGTGCGGGAAATAATTTACATACCAAAAGGCCCTCGGCCAacattcaacatagtttgaatacaccccgcgggtggaattgtgcaaatttaACGAAAGTTTGTCGAGAAGACTATTAAGCTGGAAAAGCTACGATAAATTGGCGGCCTAGACCAAAGGAGCAGCAGGCGAGTCCGGCAGGTTGGTGGAGTCGGGGGCACCGGCTGGTGAAGTGGCCGGCTGGCAAGGCTCGGCTTGGTCGCCTTCAGCAACAGTCGGCGTGCTTGCACGTGGCTtgttgctggaggcgcggtcgagtTGAGGCTGGCCGCCCGCTCCGACCTCCggcgcaccatcttcatcatcctcgtCTTCCTCGTCTTCACCTTCGTCGCTCGAGGCGATTTCCTCTGCCGAGTCTTCGCCATCATCTGGGTTCAGTCTGAACCATTCAGGCGGCACCTCAGTGCCGTTCTCGTTCAGCTCAGGGACGAAGACACCGTTGTTGGTGTACTCAGCGATCGCCGATGCGCGGATACTGAGGGCACGCTCCACCGCCACCAACTCGGCGCTGGCCTCCTGCCGAAACGTGGCCAGCTGGGCTAGATCTAGCACAGGATACCACGCCTTGGCGAACTCCAAGGCCCGCCGCGCTCCTGCCCGGGCTGCGGAGCCCTTCCACGCCTCAAGACGGCCGGCGGCCACTTCCaaccagtcggcggtccgaccgGGGGTGCGTGGGGCCTGCCTGTCTAGCCAGAGGGCGGAGATCGCCTGAGCCCCAGCACGCTGCAGCCGGCGGAGCATCCGGTGGGCCGGCTGGAGACAAGCTTGAATACTAAGGAGCTGCTCGCCAAGGGTCCGAGGGGCATTGGCAGCAATCTCCGCGCCTTCCGCCCTTCGCTCCTTGCGGCGAGCCTCGGTGTCCTGGTTGGCTGCGATGGAATGGCCGGGGATGAAGTCTGCACAAGCAAAGCAATAAGTCAGAACTCAGAATCTAGAGGCCAGCTCACTAACAGCCGACAGCTGAGAGAAAGAGAAGAAAGCTCACCATCGACTATGTCTTCGATCTTGCCATAGCCGGCAGTCAGCGCCGCCTCCGTCTCAGCCCAACCTGAGCGCTCGGTCTCAAACTCAACCAGGAGCTTGGCTTCGTTGTCTTCCGCCtgcttcagggccgccttgtgaagTTCCGCCTGGTCCTTCAGTtccttggccaggcggtcgcgctcctgggCCGCCCTGTTGCACTCGTCCTCCTTGGCACGCAGCGCGATGTTGGATTCGCCCAGTTGCTGCTGCAAGGCAGTGTTGGCTTCTGCAGGGACAAGAAAGAAAAGATATCAACAACCAAGAAGGAAGAAAAACAATTGCTGGAAGATCCGACccaactgctcagcagtcggcccgcatctcggggactacagcccgcgggtgcgctgacgcgcccccgcagAGAGAGAAGATGGAGTGCTTACTCCGGCTTTCCGTCAAGTCGGCGGTCCGTCGGTCCAGCTCCCGAACATGGGCATTGAAGGTGGCCGCGCGGACGTTGTGGTAATCCAGCAACAAAGCATCAGAAAGAGAAGTGAGTCAGAGGCCCAGAACCCACTATGAAGTTCCAGGCCgcctgctcagcagtcggcccagaactcggggactacacccagtggg
The Aegilops tauschii subsp. strangulata cultivar AL8/78 chromosome 3, Aet v6.0, whole genome shotgun sequence genome window above contains:
- the LOC109752891 gene encoding uncharacterized protein, which translates into the protein MEKLGIKQKQLQPSRTVFHGIVPGLSHSPLGKTKIDVLFGDKDHFHREPVWFEVVDLESPYHALLGQPALAKFMDVPHYAYLKTKMPSTKGIITISGDYKKSSACASASSRLAESLVIAAEKRLLDRFVAMAGK